DNA from Aquaspirillum sp. LM1:
TATTGGCAGGGAATTCAGCTGGTTTGCCGCCTCCGTGCCTGCCGCGTGCTTATCCGCCCGGTTTGGCCAGTGCCAGCCAGGCCATGGTGGCTAGCACGCCCAGCGCCAGGCCATACGCCACCCCACGCTGGGCGGCAGTCTTGCCCCGTTTCAGCGCCACACTGCCCAGCGCGATATACACCAGCAACAGCCACAGCTTGCCGGCCAGCCACGGGTGCTCCAGCGGGTTAAGCCGGGCTTGAATGGCCAGGGTAACGCCGGCGACCAGCAAGACGGTGTCGATCAGGTGCGGGGCGATGCGCCAGAAGCGCGCCCGCAAGGCCAGCGGTCGCCAGGCGCGCAGCCCGCCACGGAGGATAAACAACAGCGCGGTCAGCGCCACGCAGCTCAGGTGCAGGTGTTTAAGGGCAAGATAGCTCATCGGCAGATCATAGCGTGGGGGCGGAAGGCTGGCTATCCCGCGCGCCACGCCAACCCCAGGCGGCGCATGCCGTATAATCCGGCTTTTGGCCAAGGCCACAGGACACTCCCATGCAACACGAAGAATTTGCGCTGGACAAGGAATACATCGCCCTCAACGACCTGCTGAAGGTGTGCGGGGTGGTCGATAGCGGCGGTGCCGGCAAGGCGCTGGTGGCCAGCGGCGCGGTCAGCGTCGATGGCGCACAGGAGCTGCGCAAAACCTGCAAGATTCGCCCAGGCCAGACGGTCAGCGGCGAAGGGTTTGAAATCCGGGTGACGGCGGCGGCATGAGCGCAAGCGACGACGAGATTTTCGACCCGGAGCCCGAAGCCCCCGAACCGCTGGCCGACGGGGCCTGCTGCGGCAGCGGCTGTGAAAACTGCGTGCTGGACAGCTATCAGGCGGAGCTATCGGCTTACCGGCTGAAACACTGGCAGTGGGTGCAGCGGCAGGCCCAACGCCAGGCTGGCCACGGCGCTGACGGGGCAAGCTGTTAGAATGCCGCTTTTACTTCAAGGCATGCTGCCATGGCCAAGCTAGATTTGCACTGCCACTCCACCGCTTCCGACGGTGCCTTGCCGCCCGATGAGCTGGTGGCGCGTGCGGCGGCGCGTGGCTCGCGCATGCTGGCGCTGACCGACCATGACTGTACCGCCGGGCTGGCGCTGGCGCGTCAGGCCGCTGAGCAGGCCGGGCTGGATCTGATCAACGGGGTGGAAATCTCGGTGTCCTGGCAAAAGCGCGCCGTGCATATTGTGGGCCTGGATATCAACCCGGACTGCCCGGCGCTGGTGGCCGGGCTGCATTCGGTGCGTGAAGGCCGGGTGGAGCGCGCCCGGCGCATGGGCGAGGCGCTGGCCAAAATTGGCATTCATGGCGCGTTTGACGGCGCGCTGCAGCGCTGTGGCAACCCGGAAATGATTGGCCGCACCCACTTTGCCCGGTTTCTGGTGGACAGCGGCGAAGTCAAAAATGTCGCGGCGGTGTTTCGCAAGTATCTGGTCAAGGGCAAGCCCGGCTATGTGGCGCACGAATGGGCGACGCTGGCCGATGCGGTGAGCTGGATTCGCCAGGCCGGCGGCATTGCGGTGATTGCCCACCCAGGCCGTTATGAAATTGGCCGCATGCTGATGGAACAACTGGTCGAGGACTTCAAGGCCGTGGGCGGCGAAGCGATTGAAGTGGTCAGCGCCAGCCACACCCTGGATCAAAGCCATAAGTTTGCCCTGCTGGCGGCGCGGATGGAGTTGCTGGCCAGCGCCGGCAGTGATTTTCATGCGCCCGGCGAAGGCGGGCGCGATGTGGGCCTCACGGCCAATTTACCCCCGATTTGCGTGCCGGTGTGGAGCCGCTTCAGCCCACCCCGCGCCACGCCAAGCGCTGACTGAAACGACGCTGCCAATCATGTCCCAACTGTTTCATATTCATCCCGACAATCCGCAGGCGCGGCTGATCCGCGAAGCGGTCAAACTCATCCAGCAGGGCGGGGTGGTGGCTTACC
Protein-coding regions in this window:
- a CDS encoding SirB2 family protein, which produces MSYLALKHLHLSCVALTALLFILRGGLRAWRPLALRARFWRIAPHLIDTVLLVAGVTLAIQARLNPLEHPWLAGKLWLLLVYIALGSVALKRGKTAAQRGVAYGLALGVLATMAWLALAKPGG
- a CDS encoding RNA-binding S4 domain-containing protein, whose translation is MQHEEFALDKEYIALNDLLKVCGVVDSGGAGKALVASGAVSVDGAQELRKTCKIRPGQTVSGEGFEIRVTAAA
- a CDS encoding oxidoreductase-like domain-containing protein, translated to MSASDDEIFDPEPEAPEPLADGACCGSGCENCVLDSYQAELSAYRLKHWQWVQRQAQRQAGHGADGASC
- a CDS encoding 3',5'-nucleoside bisphosphate phosphatase, whose product is MAKLDLHCHSTASDGALPPDELVARAAARGSRMLALTDHDCTAGLALARQAAEQAGLDLINGVEISVSWQKRAVHIVGLDINPDCPALVAGLHSVREGRVERARRMGEALAKIGIHGAFDGALQRCGNPEMIGRTHFARFLVDSGEVKNVAAVFRKYLVKGKPGYVAHEWATLADAVSWIRQAGGIAVIAHPGRYEIGRMLMEQLVEDFKAVGGEAIEVVSASHTLDQSHKFALLAARMELLASAGSDFHAPGEGGRDVGLTANLPPICVPVWSRFSPPRATPSAD